In the genome of Tepidimicrobium xylanilyticum, the window GTTGTAGTAAAGCATATAAAAGCATTTCTATTAATGATAGTCCCTTAACTACGAAAGAAAAAATGGAGGATTTTGAATATACCTATAATATCATAAAAGAAAACTATCCTTTTTTAGAAGTAAATAAAAGGCTACACGGTGTAGACTGGCTAGCCAATAAGGATGAATATATAGAAAGGATTAAAAATACAAGAACGGATGATGAATTCATAGAAGAATTATCGAATATAATGAGAGAACTTAATAATGGCCACACCCATGTGGTACAGAAGGAGCATTTTAAATGGTATTATAAAGTCTATTCGCAGAATAAATTCCTTTTGAACAGGCCTTGGTTTAAAGTTTTTAACGACAAAAAGGTCTTAGCGAGATACGATTACCTAGGCCAAGAAGAAAGCACTGAAGAATTCGGTTATTTTGGTAACACTGATCCTGCCTTTGAAATGGACATAATCCTTCCTGATGAAGTAGCTTATTTAAAAATCCATAGTATGGATGGTAATCGGGTAGAAGAAGATGGAAAGGAAATAAGAAGGTTTTATGAAGAAATAAAAGATTACGAAAAGCTTATAATAGATATTAGAGGAAATACTGGCGGAAGTGACTACTATTGGCAAGAAAATGTTATTTCTCCTTTAGCTAAGAAGTCAATTACCGTAAGTAATTATCTATTCATAAGAGGAGATTACGGTAACCCCTTTTACAGATCACGGGGCATAAAGCTAAAGCCCATATCTCATTTAGATCAGGATATTTTAAAAAAGATGCCAGAGGAAGTAGAAAGGAATTTCCAAAGATATTGGAAGGTTACCAAAACCATAAAACCTAAAGACCCTATAGATTTTAGGGGTAAAATATATCTGTTGGTTGATTATAGGGTTTATTCTTCCTCAGAAAGCTTTGCAGCCTTCTGCAAGGATAGCGGATTTGCTACCCTGGTAGGTGAAACCACTGGTGGGGATGGAATTGGTATTGACCCCTTATTCTTTTCGCTGCCAAATAGTGGAATAGTCATAAGGTTTAGTTCTATGATGGCTTTAAATGGGGACTTTACCATTAATGAAGAAGTAAAAACCATTCCCCATATAGAGGTAAATGCTACACCAATTAAGGATTATAGATATGACAAAGCTATTCAGTATGTAGTTAACGAAAATTAAGTTGGCATGTGCCCACTTAATTTTCGTTAAGCCTTTTTAATTTTTCTACTATCTCATTATATTCTTTATCCAATGCTTCTATAGCATCGTTTTTATCAGCCAAAGAAAGTTTTCCTAATATTTCCGATAGCTTATATTCAAGGATTGCCTTTTCTTCTAATATCTTTTTATCCATATCTTTAGATTTATTCTTGCTATCTTCCAATTCTTTTAATCTCCCATTAAAGGTTCTTATCTTTTGGTTCTCAATATAGATAATATTATCTGCAATTCTATCTATGAACCTTCTATCATGGGATACAAATAAAATAGTTCCTTCATAATCCAATAAAGCTTCTTCCACAGCTTCTATGGAGTAAATATCCAAATAATTGGTAGGTTCATCTAATATGAGCATATTAAAATCAGAGCTTAATATTTTCGCTAGTGAAACCTTAACCCTTTCCCCACCGCTTAATACCTTAACCTTCTTATATACATCTTCCCTTTTAAACAACAATCTAGCAAGTATAATCCTTATGGTGGTTTCATCATAAATACTTGTTTTCATAATATTTTCTATTATGGATTTATTCTCATCTAATATGCTTAAATCCTGACTAAAATATCCTATTTTTGCTTTACGGGATATTTTAATACCCTTTTCCTCATTCATTATCATGTTTAGTAAAGTAGTTTTTCCACTACCGTTATCCCCTATAAGGGCAGTTTTACTGCCATTATAAATTTGAAAATTCCCCTTCTTAAATAATGTTCTCTTACCAAAGGATTTATTTATATCTTGACCTTCTATAAGGATCTTTGTGTGAATTTCGTCTCCCAATATATCTACCCTTACTTTTTCTAGATCCTTTACCTTCTCCTTCACCTCTAACTTTTCTAACCTGCTTTGTATAGCCTTTGCTTTTTTCTCTAAGCTCCTCTTTGCGCTTTGATTCCCCATTTTATGAAGTCTAGCTTCTGAAATTCCCATCCGTCTTGGTGTTTTCTTAATACTTCTAGACTTGTTTTTGGTTTCAATGATTGCCCTTTCCAGTCTCTTTTTCTCCTTAATATACTTTTCATATTCTAATTCCTTAGTTTTTCTTTCCAGCTCCTTCTGTTCTTTATGGTCAGAGTAATTCCCATCATATAATTTTACATGACCATCTTCAATTTCCAAAATCTTATTACATACCCTATCTAGTAAATCCCTGTCATGGGAAACTATTAACAAGGCATTATCGAAATTTAATAACTTTTCTAGCAGCATATTAATTCCATCTAAATCCAGATTAGATGTAGGCTCATCTGCAAGAAGCAGGCTGCAATCTTTGGAAAAAGCTTCAGCTATTTTTAGTCTGGTCAATTCTCCCCCACTCATATAGGATTTGCTCTTACCCTTCAAGCCAAATTCTGATATATACTTTCCGTGGGCTATTTCTGCATTTCCATATTCCAACTGTTTGATATAGGATATATTCCCAAATCTTCTTATAAATCCTTCATCTGGCAATACGTCTTTGGAAATCAAGTTTAACAAAGTGGTTTTCCCACTGCCATTTAAACCAACTATTCCTACCTTATCTTCCCTATATATTTTTAAATCCTTAATATCTAGAATCAACCTGTCTCCATAATATTTTTTCAGCTTACTAATATCTAAAACAAGCATAAAAAAACCCTCCTTATATAGGAAGGGATTAATTATCATTTATAATAAAATATAGAAATTATACATTGGCAAAGTTATACTAATGTTTATAGAAATATATAATAAATGATAAATTTAATCGCCTTCCGAACATCTTTCAACAACAATAAAGCCTATTAAAATAGGCAGTTTAAGACTTAGATTAAAATGTTCTAAATAGCGAAGGCTTACATTCTCATTATTATATATTTCCATCCTTTCTTACTTACTTACTTACCAATATTTTATCAAATTTTTATTGAAACTTCAATAATTTAGAGTAAATAGGTACATTTATTCTCTAGACGACAAACTAATTTTGAACATCTGGTATTATTATCTCATGGTTTAACTTTAGAAATAAACTATAATCCTTACACTAATTTTTCAAGATTTTTACTATAAAAATTACTCTGATTATAAAGGGCCATATTTTTATTCAGCTTTTTGGAAATAGTTTCACAGTTACTTGAGCAAGTTTAA includes:
- a CDS encoding S41 family peptidase, which produces MLQNKRLLKETLILVLIGILISSISCSKAYKSISINDSPLTTKEKMEDFEYTYNIIKENYPFLEVNKRLHGVDWLANKDEYIERIKNTRTDDEFIEELSNIMRELNNGHTHVVQKEHFKWYYKVYSQNKFLLNRPWFKVFNDKKVLARYDYLGQEESTEEFGYFGNTDPAFEMDIILPDEVAYLKIHSMDGNRVEEDGKEIRRFYEEIKDYEKLIIDIRGNTGGSDYYWQENVISPLAKKSITVSNYLFIRGDYGNPFYRSRGIKLKPISHLDQDILKKMPEEVERNFQRYWKVTKTIKPKDPIDFRGKIYLLVDYRVYSSSESFAAFCKDSGFATLVGETTGGDGIGIDPLFFSLPNSGIVIRFSSMMALNGDFTINEEVKTIPHIEVNATPIKDYRYDKAIQYVVNEN
- the abc-f gene encoding ribosomal protection-like ABC-F family protein, with product MLVLDISKLKKYYGDRLILDIKDLKIYREDKVGIVGLNGSGKTTLLNLISKDVLPDEGFIRRFGNISYIKQLEYGNAEIAHGKYISEFGLKGKSKSYMSGGELTRLKIAEAFSKDCSLLLADEPTSNLDLDGINMLLEKLLNFDNALLIVSHDRDLLDRVCNKILEIEDGHVKLYDGNYSDHKEQKELERKTKELEYEKYIKEKKRLERAIIETKNKSRSIKKTPRRMGISEARLHKMGNQSAKRSLEKKAKAIQSRLEKLEVKEKVKDLEKVRVDILGDEIHTKILIEGQDINKSFGKRTLFKKGNFQIYNGSKTALIGDNGSGKTTLLNMIMNEEKGIKISRKAKIGYFSQDLSILDENKSIIENIMKTSIYDETTIRIILARLLFKREDVYKKVKVLSGGERVKVSLAKILSSDFNMLILDEPTNYLDIYSIEAVEEALLDYEGTILFVSHDRRFIDRIADNIIYIENQKIRTFNGRLKELEDSKNKSKDMDKKILEEKAILEYKLSEILGKLSLADKNDAIEALDKEYNEIVEKLKRLNEN